One region of Serinus canaria isolate serCan28SL12 chromosome 25, serCan2020, whole genome shotgun sequence genomic DNA includes:
- the GPD1 gene encoding glycerol-3-phosphate dehydrogenase [NAD(+)], cytoplasmic isoform X2 — protein MGGKKVCVVGSGNWGSAIAKIAGSNTARLGSFESQVNMWVLEEEVGGRRLTDIINTEHENVKYLPGHKLPPNVGVDEGPDGLRLISDIIHEKLGIEMNVLMGANIANEVAEEKFCETTIGCKNMKHGQMLKDLMQTPNFRVSVVQEADTVEICGALKNVVAVGAGFCDGLGYGDNTKAAVIRLGLMEMIGFAKLFCKGPVTSSTFLESCGVADLITTCYGGRNRKVAEAFAKTGKSIEQLEKEMLNGQKLQGPQTSAELHRILKSKNAVEKFPLFTAVYRICYEGKPVTDFIACLQNHPEHM, from the exons ATGGGTGGCAAGAAGGTTTGCGTCGTGGGCTCTGGCAACTG GGGCTCGGCCATCGCCAAGATCGCCGGCAGCAACACAGCTCGGCTGGGCAGCTTTGAGAGCCAGGTGAACATGtgggtgctggaggaggaggtgggcGGCCGGCGACTCACGGACATCATCAACACGGAGCACGAGAACGTTAAGTACCTGCCGGGGCACAAGCTGCCCCCCAACGTG GGCGTGGATGAAGGACCAGATGGGCTGAGGCTGATCTCAGACATCATCCATGAGAAACTGGGAATAGAAATGAATGTGCTCATGGGGGCCAATATTGCCAATGAAGTGGCAGAAGAGAAGTTCTGTGAAACCACCATTG GCTGCAAGAACATGAAGCACGGGCAGATGCTGAAGGACCTGATGCAGACCCCCAACTTCCGAGTGTCGGTGGTGCAGGAAGCTGACACTGTAGAGATCTGTGGGGCTCTCaag AATGTGGTGGCTGTAGGAGCCGGTTTCTGCGATGGGCTTGGCTACGGTGACAACACAAAGGCTGCCGTGATCCGCCTGGGCCTGATGGAGATGATTGGCTTTGCCAAACTCTTCTGTAAGGGCCCTGTCACCTCCTCCACCTTCCTGGAGAGCTGCGGCGTTGCTGACCTCATCACCACCTGCTACGGGGGCCGCAACCGCAAGGTGGCCGAGGCTTTTGCCAAGACTGGGaag TCCATcgagcagctggagaaggagatgCTGAATGGGCAGAAGCTGCAGGGTCCCCAGACATCTGCTGAGCTGCATCGAATCCTCAAGAGCAAGAATGCAGTGGAGAA GTTCCCCCTCTTCACTGCTGTGTATCGGATCTGCTACGAGGGAAAACCTGTCACTGACTTCATTGCATGTCTGCAGAACCACCCTGAGCACATGTaa
- the LOC103823857 gene encoding cytochrome c oxidase assembly protein COX14 isoform X2 yields MGRDGSGAAMVSKKQLADFGYKAFSGSMMLLTVYAGYLCSVRVQRMLQHRRQRENTPGPGS; encoded by the exons ATGGGACGGGACGGGAGCG GTGCAGCCATGGTGTCCAAAAAGCAGCTGGCAGACTTTGGCTACAAGGCCTTCTCAGGCTCCATGATGCTGCTGACGGTGTACGCTGGCTACCTGTGCAGTGTCCGTGTGCAGAGGATGCTCCAGCACCGCCGCCAGCGGGAGAACACGCCGGGGCCTGGGAGCTGA
- the LOC103823857 gene encoding cytochrome c oxidase assembly protein COX14 homolog isoform X1 — protein MVSKKQLADFGYKAFSGSMMLLTVYAGYLCSVRVQRMLQHRRQRENTPGPGS, from the coding sequence ATGGTGTCCAAAAAGCAGCTGGCAGACTTTGGCTACAAGGCCTTCTCAGGCTCCATGATGCTGCTGACGGTGTACGCTGGCTACCTGTGCAGTGTCCGTGTGCAGAGGATGCTCCAGCACCGCCGCCAGCGGGAGAACACGCCGGGGCCTGGGAGCTGA
- the CERS5 gene encoding ceramide synthase 5 isoform X1, translated as MGGRGAGRNWRSAAPPSLWRPPERGGGRRKMAAAAAAALRAWFWNERFWLPHNVTWADLAGEPGPPGSGLQYPRAAHVLSAFPLALGIFAVRLLFERFIAKPCAINLGIQDSGPHRAQPNAILEKVFTSITKSPDGKRLEGLSKQLDWDVRKIQRWFRQRRNQDKPTTLTKFCESMWRFTFYFSIFFYGIRFLWTAPWFWDTRQCWYNYPFQPLTSRLYYYYILELAFYWSLMFSQFTDIKRKDFLIMFVHHLATIGLITFSYMNNMVRVGTLVLCLHDASDFLLEAAKLANYAKYQRLCDAFFMLFGVVFIVTRLGIYPFWILNTTLFESWELIGPYPSWWLFNGLLVTLQVLHVIWSYLIIRTAYKALVRGKVSKDDRSDVESSSEEEDVTSNSTKGIFSTSSNGSNRLNGHVAAGQWTGEE; from the exons AtgggcgggcggggggcggggcggAACTGGCGCTCGGCCGCGCCCCCGTCTCTGTGGCGGCCGCCCgagcgcggcggcggcaggCGGAAGatggcggcggccgcggcggcggcgctgcgggcCTGGTTCTGGAACGAACGGTTCTGGCTCCCGCACAACGTGACGTGGGCGGACCTGGCCGGCGAGCCGGGCCCGCCGGGCAGTGGGCTGCAGTACCCGCGGGCCGCTCACGTCCTTTCCGCCTTCCCGCTGGCGCTCGGCATCTTCGCCGTGCGGCTGCTCTTCGAAAG GTTTATTGCCAAGCCATGTGCCATAAACCTTGGCATTCAGGACAGTGGACctcacagagcccagcccaatGCAATTTTAGAGAAAGTGTTTACATCCATCACTAAG tctCCAGATGGAAAAAGGTTAGAAGGCTTGTCCAAGCAGCTGGACTGGGATGTCCGAAAGATCCAGCGCTGGTTTCGGCAGCGGAGGAACCAGGACAAACCCACCACCCTCACTAAATTTTGTGAGAGCAT GTGGagatttacattttatttcagtatatttttttatGGAATCAGGTTTCTCTGGACG GCACCCTGGTTTTGGGACACACGACAGTGCTGGTACAACTACCCTTTCCAG CCTCTAACATCCAGGCTTTATTATTACTATATCTTGGAGCTGGCCTTCTACTGGTCCCTCATGTTTTCTCAGTTTACAGACATTAAACGGAAG GACTTCCTGATCATGTTCGTCCATCACTTGGCCACAATTGGGCTCATCACATTCTCGTACATGAATAACATGGTGCGGGTTGGAACTCTGGTGCTGTGCCTCCACGATGCTTCAGATTTCCTCTTGGAG GCTGCAAAACTGGCCAATTATGCCAAGTACCAACGTCTGTGTGATGCTTTCTTCATGCTCTTTGGGGTTGTGTTCATTGTGACCCGCCTGGGCATTTACCCTTTCTG GATTTTGAACACAACCCTGTttgagagctgggagctgatcGGTCCCTACCCTTCCTGGTGGCTGTTCAACGGGCTCCTGGTGACCTTGCAGGTCTTGCATGTCATCTGGTCTTACCTCATCATCCGTACGGCCTACAAGGCCCTGGTGAGGGGCAAG GTATCCAAGGATGACCGCAGTGACGTGGAGAGCAGCTCCGAGGAGGAGGATGTGACTTCCAACAGCACAAAAGGAATTTTCAGCACTTCCAGTAACGGTTCCAACCGCCTGAACGGCCACGTGGCCGCTGGCCAGTGGACAGGAGAGGAGTAA
- the GPD1 gene encoding glycerol-3-phosphate dehydrogenase [NAD(+)], cytoplasmic isoform X1, translated as MGGKKVCVVGSGNWGSAIAKIAGSNTARLGSFESQVNMWVLEEEVGGRRLTDIINTEHENVKYLPGHKLPPNVVAEPDLLKACAGADVLLFVVPHQFIGKVCDQLKGHVKKEAIGMSLIKGVDEGPDGLRLISDIIHEKLGIEMNVLMGANIANEVAEEKFCETTIGCKNMKHGQMLKDLMQTPNFRVSVVQEADTVEICGALKNVVAVGAGFCDGLGYGDNTKAAVIRLGLMEMIGFAKLFCKGPVTSSTFLESCGVADLITTCYGGRNRKVAEAFAKTGKSIEQLEKEMLNGQKLQGPQTSAELHRILKSKNAVEKFPLFTAVYRICYEGKPVTDFIACLQNHPEHM; from the exons ATGGGTGGCAAGAAGGTTTGCGTCGTGGGCTCTGGCAACTG GGGCTCGGCCATCGCCAAGATCGCCGGCAGCAACACAGCTCGGCTGGGCAGCTTTGAGAGCCAGGTGAACATGtgggtgctggaggaggaggtgggcGGCCGGCGACTCACGGACATCATCAACACGGAGCACGAGAACGTTAAGTACCTGCCGGGGCACAAGCTGCCCCCCAACGTG GTGGCAGAGCCAGACCTGCTCAAAGCCTGTGCAGGGGCCGATGTCCTCCTGTTCGTGGTGCCCCACCAGTTCATCGGCAAAGTCTGTGACCAGCTCAAGGGCCACGTGAAGAAAGAGGCCATTGGGATGTCACTCATCAAG GGCGTGGATGAAGGACCAGATGGGCTGAGGCTGATCTCAGACATCATCCATGAGAAACTGGGAATAGAAATGAATGTGCTCATGGGGGCCAATATTGCCAATGAAGTGGCAGAAGAGAAGTTCTGTGAAACCACCATTG GCTGCAAGAACATGAAGCACGGGCAGATGCTGAAGGACCTGATGCAGACCCCCAACTTCCGAGTGTCGGTGGTGCAGGAAGCTGACACTGTAGAGATCTGTGGGGCTCTCaag AATGTGGTGGCTGTAGGAGCCGGTTTCTGCGATGGGCTTGGCTACGGTGACAACACAAAGGCTGCCGTGATCCGCCTGGGCCTGATGGAGATGATTGGCTTTGCCAAACTCTTCTGTAAGGGCCCTGTCACCTCCTCCACCTTCCTGGAGAGCTGCGGCGTTGCTGACCTCATCACCACCTGCTACGGGGGCCGCAACCGCAAGGTGGCCGAGGCTTTTGCCAAGACTGGGaag TCCATcgagcagctggagaaggagatgCTGAATGGGCAGAAGCTGCAGGGTCCCCAGACATCTGCTGAGCTGCATCGAATCCTCAAGAGCAAGAATGCAGTGGAGAA GTTCCCCCTCTTCACTGCTGTGTATCGGATCTGCTACGAGGGAAAACCTGTCACTGACTTCATTGCATGTCTGCAGAACCACCCTGAGCACATGTaa
- the CERS5 gene encoding ceramide synthase 5 isoform X2, which produces MLQSNGPREGAGGTPVSNGLVSGGRSEGRAQVWRFIAKPCAINLGIQDSGPHRAQPNAILEKVFTSITKSPDGKRLEGLSKQLDWDVRKIQRWFRQRRNQDKPTTLTKFCESMWRFTFYFSIFFYGIRFLWTAPWFWDTRQCWYNYPFQPLTSRLYYYYILELAFYWSLMFSQFTDIKRKDFLIMFVHHLATIGLITFSYMNNMVRVGTLVLCLHDASDFLLEAAKLANYAKYQRLCDAFFMLFGVVFIVTRLGIYPFWILNTTLFESWELIGPYPSWWLFNGLLVTLQVLHVIWSYLIIRTAYKALVRGKVSKDDRSDVESSSEEEDVTSNSTKGIFSTSSNGSNRLNGHVAAGQWTGEE; this is translated from the exons ATGCTCCAAAGTAACGGGCCGCGCGAGGGGGCCGGCGGAACCCCCGTGAGCAACGGCCTCGTGAGCGGCGGCCGCAGCGAGGGCCGGGCTCAGGTGTGGCG GTTTATTGCCAAGCCATGTGCCATAAACCTTGGCATTCAGGACAGTGGACctcacagagcccagcccaatGCAATTTTAGAGAAAGTGTTTACATCCATCACTAAG tctCCAGATGGAAAAAGGTTAGAAGGCTTGTCCAAGCAGCTGGACTGGGATGTCCGAAAGATCCAGCGCTGGTTTCGGCAGCGGAGGAACCAGGACAAACCCACCACCCTCACTAAATTTTGTGAGAGCAT GTGGagatttacattttatttcagtatatttttttatGGAATCAGGTTTCTCTGGACG GCACCCTGGTTTTGGGACACACGACAGTGCTGGTACAACTACCCTTTCCAG CCTCTAACATCCAGGCTTTATTATTACTATATCTTGGAGCTGGCCTTCTACTGGTCCCTCATGTTTTCTCAGTTTACAGACATTAAACGGAAG GACTTCCTGATCATGTTCGTCCATCACTTGGCCACAATTGGGCTCATCACATTCTCGTACATGAATAACATGGTGCGGGTTGGAACTCTGGTGCTGTGCCTCCACGATGCTTCAGATTTCCTCTTGGAG GCTGCAAAACTGGCCAATTATGCCAAGTACCAACGTCTGTGTGATGCTTTCTTCATGCTCTTTGGGGTTGTGTTCATTGTGACCCGCCTGGGCATTTACCCTTTCTG GATTTTGAACACAACCCTGTttgagagctgggagctgatcGGTCCCTACCCTTCCTGGTGGCTGTTCAACGGGCTCCTGGTGACCTTGCAGGTCTTGCATGTCATCTGGTCTTACCTCATCATCCGTACGGCCTACAAGGCCCTGGTGAGGGGCAAG GTATCCAAGGATGACCGCAGTGACGTGGAGAGCAGCTCCGAGGAGGAGGATGTGACTTCCAACAGCACAAAAGGAATTTTCAGCACTTCCAGTAACGGTTCCAACCGCCTGAACGGCCACGTGGCCGCTGGCCAGTGGACAGGAGAGGAGTAA